A genome region from Nocardiopsis exhalans includes the following:
- a CDS encoding lysophospholipid acyltransferase family protein, whose amino-acid sequence MLYGALRQTASVLARTLCRPTIEGRENVPATGPVLLASNHLSFVDSVVIPLSVTQRPVRFLAKSDYFEGPGLKGRFTKTVFSSLGAMPVRRGNARDAMVSLEMMLDRLNDGEACVVYPEGTRSRDGRLYRGRTGVAHLALESKAPIVPVAVSGTQQVQPIGANLPRPHPFTVRFGEPMDFSIGFDSMAPGKARRVITDEVMDAIHALSGQERANEYNSFGGDE is encoded by the coding sequence GTGCTCTACGGTGCGTTGCGGCAGACCGCGTCGGTCCTCGCCAGGACCCTGTGCCGCCCGACCATCGAGGGCCGTGAGAACGTCCCCGCCACCGGACCGGTCCTGCTCGCCAGCAACCACCTGTCCTTCGTGGACAGCGTCGTGATCCCCCTGTCGGTCACCCAGCGCCCGGTGCGTTTCCTCGCCAAGTCCGACTACTTCGAGGGCCCCGGCCTCAAGGGCAGGTTCACCAAGACCGTGTTCAGCTCCCTGGGCGCCATGCCGGTCCGGCGCGGCAACGCCCGCGACGCCATGGTGTCACTGGAGATGATGCTGGACCGGCTCAACGACGGCGAGGCCTGCGTGGTCTACCCCGAGGGCACCCGCTCACGCGACGGCCGCCTCTACCGTGGCCGCACCGGCGTGGCACATCTGGCCCTGGAGTCCAAGGCACCGATCGTGCCGGTCGCGGTCTCCGGCACCCAGCAGGTCCAGCCCATCGGCGCGAACCTGCCGCGCCCGCACCCCTTCACTGTGCGCTTCGGCGAGCCGATGGACTTCTCCATCGGCTTCGACAGCATGGCTCCGGGCAAGGCCCGTCGGGTGATCACCGACGAGGTCATGGACGCCATCCACGCGCTGTCCGGCCAGGAGCGCGCCAACGAGTACAACAGCTTCGGCGGCGACGAGTAG
- a CDS encoding ABC transporter substrate-binding protein produces MTVARTPNRLRTAAISLAGLTAFGLSACGTGVSTPDEPDTAAAEGYPVTVENCGEDLVLEAAPTRLVGLSPSQTELLVELGLTDSLVGQAQTDTHPLPEQIQAEVADVPELSDSAPPTREVLLEAEPDFVYSPTTYEFTTEQGFASVEQLAEVGADAYVATGGCPDRRSQGTVDDLFTDIENLGTIFALPERAGEMTEEGQSRLTAVEEAIDGADAPSVAQLYVEGTTLMAIGGGIEYDIIARAGGDNVFDPDEAAFSDFFAATITPEEVTSRDPEAIVFSVNDDDHEEATRAYLAETFPDVAAVSEDRLVAVPASNLFPGTLGNISAVESIAEGLHPDRF; encoded by the coding sequence ATGACCGTCGCCCGCACTCCGAACCGGCTCCGCACCGCCGCGATCTCCCTGGCCGGACTCACCGCGTTCGGCCTGAGCGCCTGCGGGACGGGCGTGTCGACCCCCGACGAGCCCGACACGGCCGCGGCCGAGGGCTACCCGGTCACCGTCGAGAACTGCGGTGAGGACCTGGTCCTGGAGGCCGCCCCCACCCGCCTGGTGGGCCTGAGCCCCTCACAGACCGAACTCCTGGTCGAACTCGGACTGACCGACAGCCTCGTCGGCCAGGCGCAGACCGACACCCACCCGCTCCCCGAGCAGATCCAGGCCGAGGTCGCCGACGTCCCCGAACTCAGCGACAGCGCGCCGCCCACCCGCGAGGTGCTCCTGGAGGCCGAACCCGACTTCGTCTACTCGCCCACCACCTACGAGTTCACCACCGAGCAGGGCTTCGCCAGCGTCGAGCAGCTGGCCGAGGTCGGCGCCGACGCCTACGTGGCCACCGGCGGCTGCCCGGACCGCAGGAGCCAGGGCACGGTCGACGACCTGTTCACCGACATCGAGAACCTCGGCACGATCTTCGCCCTCCCCGAGCGGGCGGGCGAGATGACCGAGGAGGGTCAGTCCCGCCTCACCGCCGTGGAGGAGGCGATCGACGGGGCCGATGCCCCCAGCGTCGCGCAGCTCTACGTGGAGGGCACGACCCTGATGGCCATCGGCGGGGGGATCGAGTACGACATCATCGCCCGCGCCGGAGGCGACAACGTCTTCGACCCGGACGAGGCCGCGTTCAGCGACTTCTTCGCCGCCACCATCACCCCCGAGGAGGTCACCTCGCGCGACCCCGAGGCCATCGTCTTCTCGGTCAACGACGACGACCACGAGGAGGCCACCCGCGCCTACCTGGCCGAGACCTTCCCCGACGTGGCCGCGGTGTCCGAGGACCGCCTGGTCGCGGTACCCGCCTCCAACCTGTTCCCCGGCACCCTCGGCAACATCAGCGCGGTCGAGAGCATCGCCGAGGGCCTGCACCCCGACCGGTTCTGA
- a CDS encoding ABC transporter ATP-binding protein: MRVSFDDVSVARGQRTIVAGVSLEVPSGTVLGLLGTNGSGKSTLLRAVYRVLRPSAGRILLDGDDVWRLSPRETARRVAVVAQETNDEFGMTVSQAVLLGRTPHHRGFSLDTAQDRRIAARAMDRVGVGDLAHRQVGELSGGERQRVLLARAITQQARVLVLDEPTNHLDIAHRLELMDLIRETGLTTLIALHDLDLALGHCDRVALVADGRIDRTGTPDEVLTTEVLRERFRVEAAIIRNPERERSHILLNGVVRDEPATAAVILKGHHS; encoded by the coding sequence ATGAGAGTCTCCTTCGACGACGTCTCCGTGGCCCGGGGACAGCGCACCATCGTGGCCGGGGTGTCCCTGGAGGTGCCCTCGGGCACCGTGCTCGGACTGCTGGGCACCAACGGCAGCGGCAAGTCCACCCTGCTGCGCGCCGTCTACCGCGTCCTGCGCCCCAGCGCCGGCAGGATCCTGCTCGACGGCGACGACGTGTGGCGGCTGAGCCCCCGGGAAACCGCCCGCCGAGTCGCCGTCGTCGCCCAGGAGACCAACGACGAGTTCGGCATGACCGTCTCCCAGGCCGTGCTCCTGGGGCGCACCCCGCACCACCGCGGCTTCTCACTGGACACCGCGCAGGACCGTCGTATCGCCGCCCGGGCCATGGACCGCGTCGGTGTGGGCGACCTCGCGCACCGGCAGGTCGGCGAACTGTCCGGCGGGGAGCGACAACGCGTCCTGCTGGCCCGCGCGATCACCCAGCAGGCCCGGGTCCTGGTGCTGGACGAGCCGACCAACCACCTGGACATCGCGCACCGCCTCGAACTCATGGACCTCATCCGTGAGACGGGGCTGACCACCCTCATCGCCCTGCACGACCTCGACCTGGCCCTGGGCCACTGCGACCGCGTCGCCCTGGTCGCCGACGGCCGCATCGACCGGACCGGCACCCCCGACGAGGTCCTCACCACCGAGGTCCTGCGAGAGCGTTTCCGCGTGGAGGCCGCCATCATCCGCAACCCCGAGCGGGAACGCTCGCACATCCTCCTCAACGGCGTGGTCCGGGACGAGCCCGCCACCGCCGCCGTCATCCTGAAGGGACACCACTCATGA
- a CDS encoding FecCD family ABC transporter permease translates to MSVSAQRAPAAERTEPPRRRRARSNTLVVIALTLGLLLVILVSVGTGSVHVGTLDAAKLVLGHLVPGMPWMTDGTYTALQDQAVWRFRLPRVLLAAITGACLALAGGLMQAVVHNPLAEPYVLGVSSGAGVGAVLVVVGAGGAVGGLSLSSAAFVGAAVATAAVYLLARKNGRIAPQRLILAGVALGSLFSAVTSYLTLTTEAQNVFSVMFFLLGSVSAATMGSLLVPALALLFALVVVAFNIRGINAVLIGDEAATALGIQVDRLRTVLLLVSALLVGAVVSVSGSIGFVGLIIPHIARITVGSDHRIMLPVSVLGGAFFLAGADLLARTVAAPTEIPIGILTAVVGAPFFLWIMRRDGASKAGMDR, encoded by the coding sequence ATGAGCGTCAGTGCTCAACGCGCCCCCGCCGCCGAACGGACCGAACCCCCACGACGGCGCAGAGCGCGTTCCAACACCCTCGTCGTCATCGCCCTCACCCTCGGCCTGCTCCTGGTGATCTTGGTCTCCGTGGGCACCGGATCGGTCCACGTCGGAACCCTGGACGCCGCCAAACTGGTCCTCGGGCACCTGGTCCCGGGCATGCCCTGGATGACCGACGGCACCTACACCGCCCTCCAGGACCAGGCGGTCTGGCGGTTCCGGCTGCCGCGCGTCCTGCTCGCCGCGATCACCGGGGCCTGCCTCGCCCTGGCCGGCGGGCTCATGCAGGCCGTGGTACACAACCCGCTCGCCGAGCCCTACGTCCTGGGCGTCTCCTCCGGAGCCGGGGTCGGCGCCGTCCTGGTCGTCGTCGGCGCCGGGGGAGCGGTCGGCGGGCTCTCCCTGTCCTCGGCGGCCTTCGTCGGGGCCGCCGTGGCGACCGCGGCCGTCTACCTCCTGGCCCGCAAGAACGGGCGCATCGCGCCCCAGCGGCTGATCCTGGCCGGGGTCGCCCTCGGCTCCCTGTTCAGCGCGGTGACCAGCTACCTGACCCTGACCACTGAGGCGCAGAACGTCTTCAGCGTCATGTTCTTCCTCCTGGGGTCGGTCTCCGCCGCCACCATGGGATCACTGCTGGTGCCCGCGCTGGCGCTGCTGTTCGCCCTGGTGGTCGTGGCCTTCAACATCCGCGGCATCAACGCGGTCCTGATCGGCGACGAGGCCGCCACGGCCCTGGGCATCCAGGTCGACCGGCTGCGCACCGTCCTGCTGCTGGTCTCGGCCCTGCTGGTCGGCGCGGTCGTCTCGGTCAGCGGCAGCATCGGCTTCGTCGGGCTGATCATCCCCCACATCGCCCGGATCACCGTCGGCAGCGACCACCGGATCATGCTGCCGGTGAGCGTGCTCGGCGGGGCGTTCTTCCTGGCCGGCGCCGACCTGCTGGCCCGCACGGTCGCCGCGCCCACCGAGATCCCCATCGGGATCCTCACCGCCGTGGTCGGCGCCCCCTTCTTCCTGTGGATCATGCGCCGCGACGGCGCCTCCAAAGCCGGGATGGACCGATGA